One region of Alosa alosa isolate M-15738 ecotype Scorff River chromosome 1, AALO_Geno_1.1, whole genome shotgun sequence genomic DNA includes:
- the arhgef38 gene encoding rho guanine nucleotide exchange factor 38 — protein MDPKEASGIEREKEEKKEKEKDKTIKRRSRLLLRYLERRKTDTIVDDDSSKGDINIGTLIRRSQSDKTEYSAKLKEKMAPHDLSSLALDPEEVRQRKMAKRAKVIEELVKTESDFLTDLELCIREVLQPLRVAQVVDVDRLFTNMESVCAVSAELLHRLQEATAEPDPQAVLTGEVFIQAKAVLEEVYKIYCYHHDDANTLLKSYEKEKEIQQQFRTCTSSLKKIYEQEGKSNLLDMGSLLIKPVQRIMKYPLLLAELWQATPDDHPDRQPLQEALTAAKIINLNINEFKRGKDIVMKYKRSDEEGTLKGRLNKFSIHSIRKKSDRFTGYLKFLTGVEPQVRDELFDKEEKLFRSLEKSVRLLVKNVLYYLQQAQEMVSVTAQNADDLGKIMMDPDVIDTHGFHRTKNDNTTIDPYKHFTERVERQVLAPLSSLQSMFAAPQKLIQKRYDKLLDYCSRLESRSSPSSSASPSSSSSSSSPSPSEESCLAGRDYQALNAQLVEELQRFNAAACSILSNCLFFLVALLQQLMEMAMQKCPSIHQLPAPLSNISEVQNSIMEEIGNLAFVKDNAQRLMERKVSFEKRDKKIVAPEIQRQEEGHRARLLEEYPAQRLYQLKRNCNACQEQDVSLLEGELVALLEDHDPLGSSSRWLVHTGSTRGYVYSSFLKAYNPQREQARAQAEQTDDFDNLSLFVSGSGSSSLRSFSLHTSDSTSTLSGLQGEPESAEDAETSEDQQFYAVYAFQARSDQELTLQEYQHVRILQFNDLGGNKDWWLAEANGQKGYVPANYLGKMSYA, from the exons AGAAGATGGCTCCTCATGACCTCTCGTCCCTTGCACTTGACCCCGAGGAGGTTCGGCAGAGGAAGATGGCCAAGAGGGCCAAGGTTATTGAAGAGCTGGTGAAAACTGAAAGTGATTTCTTGACCGACCTGGAACTGTGCATTAGAGAGGTGTTACAACCTCTTCGAGTAGCTCAG GTAGTGGATGTGGACCGCCTGTTCACCAACATGGAGTCAGTGTGTGCCGTCTCAGCTGAGCTCCTACACCGGCTTCAGGAGGCCACTGCCGAGCCTGACCCCCAGGCAGTACTCACAG GAGAGGTTTTCATCCAGGCCAAAGCTGTATTAGAGGAAGTCTATAAAATATACTGCTATCATCACGATGATGCCAACACCTTGCTCAAGTCCtatgagaaggagaaggagattCAGCAACAGTTCAGGACATGTACAAGTTCACTAAA GAAGATATATGAACAAGA AGGAAAATCCAACCTGCTGGACATGGGCTCTCTCCTTATCAAGCCGGTCCAGCGGATCATGAAATATCCCCTGTTACTGGCCGAGCTTTGGCAGGCTACGCCCGATGACCACCCCGACCGCCAGCCACTGCAAGAGGCCCTCACTGCAGCCAAGATCATAAACCTGAACATCAATGAGTtcaagagagggaaagacattG TAATGAAGTACAAAAGGAGCGATGAAGAGGGCACCTTGAAAGGCAGGCTGAACAAGTTCAGCATCCACTCCATCAGGAAGAAGTCAGATAGGTTTACAGGTTACCTGAAGTTCCTCACAGGCGTCGAGCCACAG GTTCGAGATGAACTGTTTGATAAGGAGGAGAAGTTGTTTCGCAGCCTGGAGAAATCTGTGCGACTGCTGGTCAAAAATGTCCTGTATTACTTGCAGCAGGCACAG GAAATGGTATCTGTGACCGCACAGAATGCCGATGATCTTGGAAAAATTATGATGGATCCAGACGTAATAGACACCCATGGGTTTCACAGAACCAAGAATGACAATACTACCATAGACCCGTATAAGCACTTT ACGGAGAGAGTGGAGCGGCAGGTGTTGGCCCCTCTGTCCTCGTTGCAGAGCATGTTCGCCGCCCCGCAGAAGCTCATCCAGAAGCGCTACGACAAGCTGCTCGACTACTGCAGTCGTCTAGAGTCACgttcttccccctcctcctccgcttccccctcttcttcctcttcttcctcttccccctcgcCTTCTGAGGAGTCGTGCCTGGCGGGCCGAGACTACCAAGCCCTCAATGCCCAGCTGGTGGAGGAGCTGCAGAGGTTCAACGCGGCCGCTTGCAGCATCCTGAGCAACTGCCTTTTCTTCTTGGTGGCCCTACTACAGCAGCTGATGGAGATGGCCATGCAGAAATGCCCCTCCATCCACCAGCTCCCG GCACCTTTGTCAAACATCAGTGAAGTCCAAAATAGTATCATGGAGGAGATTGGTAATCTCGCTTTCGTCAAGGATAATGCACAACGCTTGATGGAGAGGAAAGTGAGCTTCGAGAAACGAGACAAGAAAATAGTG GCCCCAGAGATTCAGCGTCAGGAGGAAGGACACAGGGCCCGGCTGCTGGAGGAGTACCCTGCTCAGCGGCTCTACCAGCTGAAGCGCAACTGCAATGCCTGTCAGGAGCAAGACGTGAGCCTGCTGGAGGGGGAGCTGGTGGCCCTGCTGGAGGACCACGACCCACTGGGGAGCAGCAGCCGCTGGCTGGTACACACAGGCA gtacGCGGGGCTACGTGTACTCGTCCTTCCTGAAAGCCTACAACCCTCAGCGGGAGCAGGCGAGGGCACAGGCGGAGCAGACGGATGACTTTGACAACCTGAGCCTGTTTGTGTCAGgaagcggcagcagcagccttCGCAGTTTCAGCCTCCATACCTCTGACagcacctccaccctctctggCCTGCAGGGGGAACCAGAGAGCGCAGAGGACGCTGAGACCAGTGAAGACCAGCAG TTTTATGCAGTGTATGCTTTCCAAGCACGCAGTGACCAGGAGCTGACCCTTCAGGAGTACCAGCATGTCCGCATCCTCCAGTTTAACGACCTCGGAGGCAACAAGGATTGGTGGCTTGCTGAGGCCAACGGCCAAAAGGGCTATGTCCCAGCTAATTACCTCGGAAAGATGTCCTACGCTTAG